In the Aquipuribacter hungaricus genome, one interval contains:
- a CDS encoding helix-turn-helix transcriptional regulator: MEQNMIGARGVSPSVKRIPTGPTSPEDRLWTVHDVSAFLGVPVSTLYQWRVQSRGPACRRMGRHLRYRPEDVREWVAGLGDARVAW, from the coding sequence ATGGAGCAGAACATGATCGGGGCGCGGGGCGTGAGCCCGTCGGTGAAGCGGATTCCGACGGGTCCGACGTCACCGGAGGACCGGCTCTGGACGGTGCACGACGTGTCGGCGTTCCTGGGCGTGCCGGTGTCGACGCTGTACCAGTGGCGGGTGCAAAGCCGGGGTCCGGCCTGCCGGCGGATGGGTCGGCACCTGCGGTACCGGCCGGAGGACGTGCGGGAGTGGGTTGCGGGGCTGGGTGATGCCCGGGTGGCCTGGTGA
- a CDS encoding site-specific integrase, translating into MSARRLTIGEHGTIGFRERPGGGFTAATYYRDLRGLRRRLEASAPSKSVARRRLLARFEETMRLGGSAGFDPRTTLKDVAEEWHAGIVERVDAGRRSPTTAALYRHALNRHLLPELGALRLSELTTARLDYWLHDVRRRKGHSTAKLCRSVLSGVCGYAARRDAMRVNPVRDVSPLESDLGEPARALTKAEAVEWLALLEGDEYARRMDLPDFVRFLLGTGLRIGEAVGARWDDVDLDRGTLSVQRTIVRVAGAGLVARKPKSRAGVRVLGLPGWLVDLLRERQVSARSVEEPLFPDALGGYRDRNNVEAAFRAVRSGTAFEWVVPHTYRKTVATWMDAEA; encoded by the coding sequence GTGAGCGCCCGGAGGCTCACGATTGGGGAGCACGGCACCATCGGCTTCCGGGAGCGTCCCGGGGGTGGCTTCACGGCCGCGACGTACTACCGGGACCTCCGCGGGCTGCGCCGTCGCCTCGAGGCGTCCGCACCCTCGAAGTCGGTGGCCCGGCGTCGGCTGCTGGCGCGGTTCGAGGAGACGATGCGCCTCGGTGGCTCGGCCGGTTTCGACCCGCGCACGACGCTCAAGGACGTGGCCGAGGAGTGGCACGCGGGCATCGTCGAGCGGGTCGATGCGGGACGCCGGTCGCCGACGACGGCAGCGCTCTACCGGCACGCGTTGAACCGGCACCTGCTGCCCGAGCTGGGGGCGCTGCGGCTGTCGGAGCTGACGACCGCCCGGCTGGACTACTGGTTGCACGACGTCCGTCGCCGGAAGGGCCACTCGACGGCGAAGCTGTGCCGGTCGGTGCTGTCCGGCGTCTGCGGGTACGCCGCGCGCCGAGACGCGATGCGGGTCAACCCGGTCCGAGACGTGTCACCGCTGGAGAGCGACCTCGGCGAGCCGGCGCGGGCGCTGACGAAGGCCGAGGCGGTGGAGTGGCTGGCGCTGTTGGAGGGCGACGAGTACGCGCGTCGGATGGACTTACCGGACTTCGTGCGCTTCCTGCTCGGGACGGGGCTGCGGATCGGGGAGGCGGTCGGGGCCCGCTGGGACGACGTCGACCTCGACCGAGGGACGTTGTCGGTGCAGCGGACTATCGTCCGGGTGGCCGGCGCAGGGCTCGTCGCGCGCAAGCCCAAGAGCCGCGCCGGGGTGAGGGTGCTCGGTCTTCCCGGTTGGCTCGTCGACCTGCTCCGTGAGCGGCAGGTGTCGGCCCGCTCCGTCGAGGAGCCGCTGTTCCCGGACGCGTTGGGTGGCTACCGGGACCGGAACAACGTCGAGGCCGCATTCCGCGCGGTGCGGTCCGGGACGGCGTTCGAGTGGGTGGTGCCGCACACGTACCGCAAGACGGTCGCGACGTGGATGGACGCGGAGGCCTGA
- a CDS encoding polysaccharide deacetylase family protein produces MASAAASSCPASAGQKLVTSPATSARTVSLTFDDGPSLHTPAVLDALGARGVRGVFFVTGAAVQAHPDIARRIVREGHVIANHTWSHPQAVPGAAVYGRFDALPVAVQIDEITRTTDTIRAVTGVSPCFFRGPGGWHSTALTSEITRDRGLTIAHWTVSGEDAAQAATTTSASTQAIVTRSVSTHEHPIVLLHDGKASPEPEAQVTSNRSNTVAALPQIIDSYASRGYVFTDPAGRPLPTTVIHPPQAAPVRAHVAALYAHLLGRAPDAGGLQSWTELVLRDGGDPTAMTAGITTSTEYRHREINDAYRFAFGRDVDQVGLVGWRTEAERGRVRLEDLPVDLLGSHEFYLRAGGNDEAFVSDLYRKVLGRDVEPSGLQGWVGVVRSQGRRAAVLGVWDSHEATARRVDDLYCDLLGRHAEPAGLAGWTAAAQVEGDDWVRDQLIRSLEYRTRATTRF; encoded by the coding sequence TGGACGCGCTGGGCGCCCGCGGCGTGCGGGGGGTCTTCTTCGTGACCGGGGCCGCGGTCCAGGCTCACCCTGACATCGCCCGCCGGATCGTCCGTGAGGGCCACGTCATCGCGAACCACACCTGGTCGCACCCGCAGGCCGTGCCCGGGGCAGCGGTGTACGGGAGGTTCGATGCCCTGCCGGTCGCGGTGCAGATCGACGAGATCACGCGGACGACCGACACCATCCGCGCGGTCACCGGCGTCTCGCCGTGCTTCTTCCGCGGCCCCGGAGGCTGGCACAGCACAGCCCTCACCTCGGAGATCACGCGCGACCGCGGCCTGACGATCGCCCACTGGACCGTCTCCGGCGAGGACGCCGCCCAGGCGGCGACGACGACCAGTGCCTCCACCCAGGCCATCGTCACGCGGTCCGTCAGCACCCACGAGCACCCGATCGTCCTGCTGCACGACGGCAAGGCCTCACCGGAACCCGAGGCGCAGGTGACGAGCAACCGCTCGAATACCGTCGCAGCCCTGCCGCAGATCATCGACAGCTACGCGTCTCGTGGGTACGTCTTCACGGACCCGGCCGGGCGCCCGCTGCCGACGACCGTCATCCATCCCCCGCAGGCAGCCCCGGTCAGGGCGCACGTCGCCGCCCTCTACGCGCACCTGCTCGGGCGGGCCCCGGACGCCGGCGGGCTGCAGAGCTGGACCGAGCTCGTGCTGCGGGACGGCGGCGACCCGACGGCCATGACGGCCGGCATCACGACCAGCACCGAGTACCGCCACCGCGAGATCAACGACGCGTACCGGTTCGCATTCGGCCGCGACGTCGACCAGGTGGGGCTCGTCGGCTGGCGCACCGAGGCGGAGCGCGGGCGTGTGCGGCTCGAGGACCTCCCGGTCGACCTGCTCGGCAGCCACGAGTTCTACCTCAGGGCGGGCGGCAACGACGAGGCGTTCGTCAGCGACCTCTACCGGAAGGTCCTCGGCCGGGACGTCGAGCCGAGCGGGCTGCAGGGCTGGGTCGGCGTCGTCCGGTCGCAGGGCCGTCGCGCCGCCGTCCTCGGCGTCTGGGACTCGCACGAGGCGACCGCCCGCCGGGTCGACGACCTCTACTGCGACCTGCTCGGCCGGCACGCTGAGCCGGCAGGCCTCGCAGGCTGGACCGCTGCAGCACAGGTGGAGGGCGACGACTGGGTGCGTGACCAGCTGATCCGCTCGCTCGAGTACCGCACCCGGGCGACCACTCGGTTCTGA